In the Stakelama saccharophila genome, GTTGCGGGACCTACGATGCGATGCCGATCAGATGGCAGCGCAGGTGGCAGCCGAACCGCAGCCTGGTGCGTGTCGCCGAAGAGCGGTGACATATCCTGCGCGATGCTCCGCACCGGCACGGTGATTCGGTGGGATCGCTACTGGCGAAACCACCAGTGCTGACGCCGGAAGAGGAGCGCTGGGCCGAAGCGCTCGCCATCCGGCGGCTTCATGGCGAGCGTGGGCCGGCGTTCATCGCGGAGCGCATCGGCGCTCTCGCGCTCAAGGGCGATGAAGCTGGCGTCGCCCGCTGGAAGGAAATCGCGCAACGGTTCGACCAGCTGGGCCGAGGGACGCTGCAATGAAGCGGCGGATCCCTCTGCTCGAAATTGAGTTCGCGCTGCTTCTGGTCCTTACGCTTGTCGCCGCAATCGGGGGATACCTCTGATGTGCAACCGGGCGCGTAACCGTGGCGAGCCAGAAACGCTGTTCGAGCATTTTGGCGGCGACTGGCTGACCGAACGTCCGCGCGACAATCGGTTCAATCCGGTCGAACTCTATCCGAAGTCGCGCGCCTATGTATTCCGCACTGATGCAGAAACCGGTCCGGGCCTCGACGTCATGCAGTGGGATGTCCTCGGCGGCGGTGCGAAATGGCCGATGACCAATGTCCGCCGGCTCGATCTTCCGCAATGGCGACGGCTTGCCGAAAATCCTGCGAACCGGTGCCTTATACCGCTCACCGAATTCTGCGAATGGACGCCTGCAAAGGATCTGGAGAAGGGCATCAAGGGCGAGATGTGGTTCGCGGTGAGCGACCAGCCCGTTTTCGCGGTCGCCGGGTTCTGGCAGCAGACCGAAAAGGGTGGATCGTTCGCCATGGTAACCTGCGATGCGAATGAACTCGTGCGTCCCATCCATCCCAAGGCCATGATCACCATCCTGCATCCGGGTGACTATGACCGGTGGCTTCAGGGATCCTATGACGAGATCGTCGACCTGCAGCAGCCGTTCGCGTCGGACCGGATGACAGTCCGCGGGCCGGTATTCCCGACCCGCGAGGCCTAGCGATCGCCCCGGCAGGGCCGGGGCGATCAAAGCATCACCGGCCGAGCACCTCGCCAGCCGCGGCGAAAGCAACCACCGGGCGATCGAGACAACCCTGCGCGAGGTCGCCGCTGCCCTCGTCGACCTCGTGAATAACAGATCGCTCAGCCCGGGGTGCTGGACGAAATCGCCCGGCCGGCGACAGACCGCCGTCTGGTCCAGCACCAGCCCGTGCACGAAGTCTTCGACGCGAGCGATGCGATCGACCCAAGCCGTCTCGGCGAGGCTGCCCGTTGGCGGGCCATCACAGCCGTCGAGACGCTCCATATGGCGATCGCCAATGCGTGGGGCAGCGCCCGGTCGATCGCCTTGCTTGCGCGCGCCCGTGGCATCGAGAGGCCTATGGTGGCCTCCCGCGCCTAGGCACCGTGGTCAGGCGACCTGACGTTCCTTCCCGAGCTGCACCTGGAATTCACGCTGCTCGGGAAGGATGGTGTTGCGCAGATAGCCATCGAACAGCTCTGGATTGCAGGCGTCGATGGTCCACGCGTCCATCTTGATGGCACCGCGGTCTTCGCCAAGCATCAACAGCCGCACGTCGAATGTCTGCGGAATTGATGCGTCGGCCTTCTCATCGATAAGTAGCGCGGCGGGTTCGATCGAAAGAACTTCCATATCGATGCCTTCTTCCTCGGCATCGGCTACTACCTTGGAGGCGATCGCCTTGAGCGTCTTGCGCGCCGCGAAAACCGCTTCATTCGATTCGATGATAGCGATGGCGTGCTTGACGAATTTTCCGGCGAGCTCGTCCGGTTCGATCGGCCAGGCACCGTCATCGTCGGTGACGGATGACTGCAACGTGTGGGTGCAACCCAGGCCGGGCTGCAGACGGACGCCAATCCACGCGGAACTGGGTTCATTGCCGCCCTTGTAGTTCCAGATCTGGACGTCCCCGTGGTCCATCAAGATGTGATCCTGCTCCAGCTCCTTCAGCCGGGAGACGATCGCAGCCTTCGTGGCGCTGATCTGGCCGAGGAGATTGCTCTCGATGTTGTTGTTATTCATTTCATTCTCTCCAGTTGTTTCAACCATCTGGACCAAAATTCCCTAACCCCTTCTAAAAGGTTAGTCGTGCCTTCCTGAGCTTCGTCATCGTTGCCTCCGCGCTGCCTTTCGACGTGGGCATGCCTTGCCATTCTCTGCTCAAATTTCCTTGCAAGAAAGCGCATTGCTCCCCATTGTCCCCATCAATGGCCAACGCAGCCCTTGGCCGATACAACTTCGCTGTCATTTCAATGACTTAGCTGGCTGCCATTATTGGTCGGGTATCCTCTCTCCCCGACCATTTTATCGCAAACTGCGATTTCCGCATGGTATGCGCCGCGCGGCATATTGGTCGCGCGATCGGTGCACATATGCGTGACACATGCGCCGAAGGTGCTGGCCGGGCGGGATGATGCTGATCCGGCGCTTCATGGCGGACCCGCTTGTCGGTCGCCTGCGCATGGCCGACAGGCCCGGCGGCGTTCGGAGCGTTCCCGTACAGCATTATCGACGCCGTTACGGGAATGGCCGGGACGGCTTCACCACGGAAATATCGCAGACTTAACGAAAAGGCCCTGGAAGCACTCGCACACATGGAGCGCTTCCAGGGCCTTGAACTGGTGGGCGCGGCTGGGATTGAACCAGCGACCCCTGCGATGTCAACACAGTGCTCTACCACTGAGCTACGCGCCCGAGGTGGCGCGCTGTAACCGGGCTTCCACGCCAAGGCAACCGCTTTTCGCGCCCGTTTGAAAAAGCGCGGCTAGTTCCTGCTCGGTACGCTGTCGGCGTCGAACAGGCGATCGACTTCGCTCACCAGTTCGCGCAGGTGGAACGGTTTTGACAGGATGCGCGCCTGCGGCACTTCCCGCCCCGCCTTCAGCGTCACCGCGGCGAATCCGGTGATGAACATGATCCGCGTGTCGGGCGACAGGTCGCCGGCACGCTGGGCGAGTTCGATCCCGTCCATCTCCGGCATGACGATGTCGGTCAGCAGCAGGTCGAAAGGTTCCGATTCGAGCAGCGGCAGCGCCGCCGTTCCCCGGTCGACGGCGGTCACATAATATCCGGATCGCTCCAGTGCGCGCGTCAGATATTCGCGCATCACCTGATCGTCCTCGGCCAGCAGAATTCTAACCATCACCACCTTCAGCGTCGCCGTGGGACACTATGCGCGATCCCCTTAAGATTTTCCAGACGGCGCAAGCGATTGCCTTGTCCGCCCGGCAGGCATAGCATGGTGCCCGCGTGCACGACAGCGAACCGCCTTCCTTCCGGTGCCACGGCCCCGCGATGCCGACATCGCCGGTCATCCTGTCCGTGCCGCATGCCGGCCGCGCCTATCCCGCAGCGTTGCTGGCCGCGTTGCGCGTGCCGCCCTCGGCATTGATCCAGTTGGAAGACCGCCATGCCGACTATATCGCGCAACTCGCCCGGCGCGACGAAATCCTGATCGCCGCCGATCGGCCGCGCGCCTGGATCGACCTCAACCGGTCGGAGCGCGAGCGTGATCCCGCGATCGACGAGGGCGTTTCGCCCCAGTCGCAACCGTTGCCGTCCGCCAAGCTGCGCAGCGGCCTCGGGCTCGTCCCCCGCCGCCTCGCGACCCACGGCCTGTTGTGGAGCCGCAAATTCTCCGACGCCGAAATCCGGCACCGGATCATGCAGGATCACCGCCCCTATCATCAGGCCGTCGCCGATACGCTGAAAGCCGCGCGAGAGCGGTTCGGCGTCGCCATCCTGCTCGATATCCATTCCATGCCGCCGCTCGGAGCGGGAACCGGCGCGACGCGGGTCGTGCTGGGCGATCGGCACGGCGCGGCCTGCGCCCCCGCCTTCCTCGCTCGCGCGGCGCATGCGGTCCGTGCCGGCGGCCATGTCGCGGCGATCAACGATCCTTATGCCGGCGGGCACGTCCTGGAACGACACGGCGCCCCCGGCCGGGGCGTCCACGCGCTTCAGATCGAGATCGACCGCAGCCTCTATCTCGATCCCGCGCTGGACGCACCGGGACCCGGCGCCGCAAAGGTCGCGCAGATGCTGCGCGCGGTGATCGACGCGCTCGCCGACGGCGCGCTGCCCGTGCCGGTCGCAGCGGAATAGGCACAAAAAAACCACCTCGTGCACGGAGCACGAGGTGGCCAAGGTTCAGGGAGGAGACACGCCCGAAGGCGCGTCATACGGCCTCGCGAAAGGGGGAACACGCGACCGTACAGGAATTCATATAGGATACCCGTCGGCGGGCTTCAAGCGGTCATACAACAATGCGGGAAAACAGGCCGGAGGCGATTCAGACGCGAAGGCCGGAACCGCCCAGCATCCGCCGTAGAACGCTGTCGCGCAGCAGGAAATGGTGCCGCAACGCGCCCGCGATATGCAGGGCGACGAGCGCGGCCATCGCATAGCCGAAAATCTCGTGGAATTCGTGGCTCGCCCCGCCCATCGTCTTGCCCACGGGCAGAATCGGCAGATCGAACAGCCCGAACCAGGACACCGCGTGCGGCTTCGGCCCGCCCGACATCATCATCCAGCCGCTGAGCGGCATCAGGATGATCAGGGCATAGAAGATCGCCTGCACCGTCTTTGCCATCGCCCGCTCGGCAAGCGGGACGCCGGGCGGCAGGCGCGGCGCCGGATGGTTCAGCCGCCAGATCCAGCGGCCGATGCTGAGGACCAGCACCGTGATGCCGACCGCGAAATGGATCGGCATCAGGCCCAGGCCCTCGAGCAGCGATTCGTGGAAGATGCCCACGACCAGGTTGAACAGGACCATGAGCGCGATCGTCCAGTGAAAGAAGATCGCACCCCTGCTGTAACGATCCCTTCGGACGGTCGCGCGGCCCATCAGACGTTTGCCTGCGGCTGCGGCATCTTGCCGGTGCGCATCTGCTTGCCGAACAGGTCCCGCATCAGGCCCAGCGACATCAGGTGCGCGTGGATCAGCGGCAGCATGCCGTTCTGCATGATTTTGCGGAGCTGGTCGCCGCGCAGGTCGTTGAGCTTCTTCTCGTCGACCATCTGGAAGCCGCGATAGACGAAGGGCTGCGGCGCACCGTCCGGCTGGATCGACACTTCGCCGTCCATCAGCAATTCCATATCGCGCAGTTCCTTCACGAACTGGCCGGTGCGCTGTCCGGCCTGCTCGAACTGCTCGGCGAACTGCAGGATCGATTTGGTGAACTCGCTCGGCTGCCCGTCGGTGAACAGCGCCTCGCCCTCGTCGAACTTGCCGATCGTGTCGACGCTCGGGTCGAAGCACAGCGACAATTCGTCCGAATCCGGGCGCAACCGCGCCAGCAGGAAGGGATAGCGCCGAACATAGGCCGGCAGATAGATCTCGTCGTCGACGAAGCTGCCGTCATCGTTGACGAACAGGTTGACGCCCTCGTTCAGACCCATCAGCGCCAGCGGCACCGCATCCTCACCCACCGAGAACACGATCGGCATGCGCCGCTGCACCATCGGGAATTCCTCGACGGTGACGGGAACGGCGTGCACACCGTTCAGGAACGGCGCCTTTTCGGCGCGGCGCATGCGATATTCGGCATGGTCCTGGCTCGAAAGCGGCGTCAGATCCTTGTAGAAGAGCGGAAGCGACTGTTGTTGCGGCGCGCTGGCCATTCGGGTCTCCTGATGAAAGATTTGCGCGCCGGTCTATGGGCGGCGCGGCTTCGGTGCAAGCGTTACCAGCTTGCCGGGATTGAACCGTTCGTGCGGATCGAACGCCGCCTTGATGGCGCGCAACGCGGCGAGGCGCGCCGGCTGCCCCAGGCGTTCGAGCTCCTCCAGCTTCATCTGGCCGATACCGTGTTCGGCCGAAATGGAGCCGTCCGCCGCCGTCACCAGATCGTTGACGAAGCGTGAGATGGGTTCCGCCTCATCGGCATAGAAGCGCTCGGCATCGGTCCCCTCGGCCGCGCGAACATGGAAATGCACGTTGCCGTCGCCGAGATGGCCGAAGGCGGTGGCGCGGGTTCCCGGAAACTTCGCCTCCGCCGCCGCCGCGGCGTCCAGCATGAAACGCGGCATGGCCGACACCGGAACCGAAATGTCGTGCTGAACGGCAGGGCCGCTCGCGCGCTCGGCCTCGGACAGCGAATGGCGCAACTTCCAGAAATCGTCCGCCTGCCCCTCGTTCTGCGCGAGCGCCGCGTCGGTGATCAGCCCTGTCTCCAATGCGTCCGCCAGCGATTCTTCCAGCACCGCCTGCGGCTCCTGGCCGCGACCGTCGGTGCGCACCACCTCGATCAACACATGCCATGCGTGTTCGGACGCGAGCGGCGCACGCGTGTCGGGAATGTGCTTCAGCACCAGCGACAGCGAATCACCGGGGATGATCTCGAAACTCTCGATCATCGTGCTGCGCGCCTCCATTCGCCGCAGCAGGTCGAGCGCCGCCATCGGCGAATCGAGCCCGACCCAGGCCACGGCGCGCGATTCGATCGCCGGCACCAGCCGCAGGTTCGCCGCCGTCACGACGCCGATCGTGCCTTCCGCCCCGATCAGCAATTGGTTGAGGTCGTACCCGCGATTGTCCTTCTTCAGCGGGCTCAGCCCGTCATGCACCGATCCGTCGGGCAGCACCGCCTCTATTCCCGCGACCAGCCCACGCATCGTGCCGAACCTGAGTACCTGCGTCCCGCCGGCATTGGTCGACACCAGCCCGCCGACCGTCGCGCTGCCGCGCGCGCCGAGGTCGAGCGGAAAGCGCCTTTTCCGCGCTGCCGCCGTTTCCTGCAGCGTCTGCAGGATCACGCCCGCTTCCGCCGTGACGAGATTGTCGTCGCTCGAAAGCGCGCGAATCCGGTTCATCCGGCGCAGCGACAGGATCAGCGTCGATCCGTCGGCCGGCGGTGTCGCGCCGCCCACCATCGAGGTATTGCCCCCTTGCGGCACCAGCGCGACGTCCGCCGCCGCCGCGCGCGCCACCATCGCGCTCACCGCCTCGGTCGAATCGGGTTGCAGGATGGCGGGCGCGGCGCCGTGATAGCGGCCGCGCCAGTCATGGACCCAGGGATCGATCGCGTCGCGATCGGTTACGACGGCACGCGGTCCGAAACGCTCCAGGGCCCAGGTTACAAGTTGATCTTGCGCTGACATGGCGGTCGCGTAGCATGCCCCCCGCGACGCGCCAATTCATCCGGGGTTAAAAGCGGTAACGATACGTCTTGTCCGTGCAGTTCTCGCTTTTCGCCCTACCGATTCTGATGCTGACCGCCAGCTTCGGCCCGTTCGCGCAGGCCGTTCCGCAGGTGCGCGAACGGATCACCATACACCAGCGGATCATCGTCCGGCTGCCCCGCATGGGCGCCCACCCGGCCAGCAGCCGCGCCAGCCCACACCGGCCCGTTCACTGGACGGAGCGGGACGCAGACCGCTGCTTCGCCGTCGATCGCTTCGTCGGCGCCAACATCGCGCGGCGCGACAGCATCGACCTGCTGCTCGACGATGGCGGCCGCTTGCGCGCGCGGCTGGAGGAACGCTGCCCGGCGCTCGGCTTCTATCGCGGGCTTTACATGAAGGCGGGTACGGACGGCATGATCTGTGCGCGACGCGATTCGATTCGCTCCCGATCCGGCAATTCCTGCGCAATCGAGAATTTCAGCCGGCTGGTGCCGGAACGGTGATGCGCACCGCCCGCGCGGCGTCGCGGTCCTTGACATTGCGGCGCAAATCCGCGAGCGCACGTCCTGCTAGCTTGCGCCACGCGGCGCCTTTTCCGGACAGAGTATGAACTTCGCCGATCTCGGCCTTTCTGAAGAACTTTTGCGCGCCGTTCACGAAGCCGGCTACGACCAGCCGACTCCGATTCAGGCGAGCGCGATCCCCTCCGTGTTGATGATGAACGACGTCATCGGCGTGGCGCAGACGGGAACGGGCAAGACCGCGTCCTTCGTCCTGCCGATGATCGACATTCTCGCCCATGGCCGCAGGCGCGCGCGCATGCCGCGCTCGCTGATCCTGGAGCCGACGCGCGAACTGGCTGCGCAGGTGGCCGAGAATTTCGAGAAATACGGCCGATATCACAATCTCGAAATGGCGCTGCTCATCGGCGGCGTGTCGATGGGCGATCAGATCAAGGCGCTGGAAAAGGGCGTCGACGTGCTGATCGCGACACCCGGGCGGCTGATGGACCTGTTCGAGCGCGGGAATATCCTGCTCACCGGTTGCTCGCTGCTGGTCATCGACGAAGCCGACCGCATGCTCGACATGGGCTTCATCCCCGATATCGAGAATATCTGCACCAAGCTTCCCAAGCAGCGGCAGACGCTGCTCTTTTCCGCCACCATGCCGCCGCCGATCAAGAAGCTGGCGGACAAGTTCCTGACCCAGCCCAAGATGATCGAGGTCGCGCGCCCCGCGACGACGGCGACCAACATCAAGCAATATCTGGTGCCGGTACGCGCGGACAAGAAGCGCGCCACGCTGCGCACGCTGCTGCGCCAGGACGATGTCCGCACCGCCATCATCTTCGCCAACCGCAAGACGACGGTCCGCGAGCTCAACAAGAGCCTGAGGCGCAGCGGTTTCAAGTCGGGCGAGATTCACGGCGACATGGACCAGTCGCAGCGGCTGGCCGAACTCGACCTGTTCAAGAAGGGCGAGGTCACCATCCTCGCGGCATCCGACGTCGCCGCGCGCGGGCTGGACATCAAGGGTGTCAGCCACGTCTTCAATTTCGACGCGCCCTGGCATCCGGACGATTATGTCCACCGCATCGGCCGCACCGGCCGCGCCGGCGCCAGCGGCGTCGCCTATACCTTCGTCACGAAGGACGACATCGAGAATGTCGAAAATATCGAAAAGCTGATCGGCCAGAAGATCGAACGATTGGCCGACGCTGACGAGGCCACCGCCGAACTGGCATCCGACGCCGACACGACGGACCGCGACGAGGGCGCCAAGCCGAAAAAGGCGCGGAGCCGCGGCAGGAAGAAGGCCGACCCGGCAAAAAGCGACGCCAGGGCCGACAAGGAACCCGCGGCCGAGGCCGAGAAGCGCGATCCGGAACCGAAGCCGCGCGCGGCGTCGAAGCGCAAGGCAGCGACGAAGACACGGTCCGAACCGGCCGCCCCCGCCTTCCTGGCCGAAGCGGAATCGGAAGCCAAGGACGACTGGAACGGCCCCGTTCCCGCCTTTCTGGACGTCAAGCTCGGCGCCTGAGCGCGACGATGGACGACGATTTCCTCGAAACCGTGCCGCCGCAGCAGACGGCCAGCCCCTGCGTGTGGGTCTGCACGCTCGACACGGAAACCGGCTGGTGCCTGGGATGCGGCCGCACCGGCGACGAAATCGCCCGATGGACCAGCGTCAGCGACGCTGAACGGCGCGCCATCCTGGCCCGCCTGCCCGCCCGCATGGCGAAGCTCGAGGCGCGCTGATCGCACGGCGCGCTCGGACCTACCCCGAGAAATTTTTGGCGGGATCCTGAACAACGCATGCGGTCAGGCTCCGCCGCCACATCGTGCTCCTTCGCAAGCAGGAGCCCAGATTGGGGGATGGCGGCTGTGGCTCTGGATTCCCGCTTTCGCAGGAACGCGCGCCGGGCGGACGAAGGTGATCAGCCATCGAACGCCGCTCCTCAGACGGCAGGCGCCTGTCGCTACCTCCAGCATGCGACGACAGCCTTAACGCGCCGCTCCATGAGTGCCAACTGCGACGAAAAGCGCGGATCCTTCTGTCGCAGAAACGGCGCACGATGAGCGTAATCGCGCCGCCGCGCCCCCTTCTCGCGCGGCCCAAAGGAGCGACGCCTGCTCTCCTACGTCGGAACCGACCGTCTCAAGCCACCGACGCATCCTTCGGCATCAGCGCGTCATCCTTCTCGGATGCCCGTTTCCACGCCTCGCGCGCCTCCAGACCGGCCCAATAACGCTGAAAGCTGTCGCGCTTCGGGATCGTGCCGAATTGCAGGCCCCAGCCCACCTGCGCGCCGACATAGACGTCCGCCGCCGTGAATCGGTCGCCCACGACATATTCCTTGCCGGCGACTGCGGTCTCCAGCGTGTCGATCGTCAGATCATAGCTGCCATAGCCCGCCATGCGCCCTTGCTCGGCGGTCGGCGTGAAGCCCATCGCCCGATCCGTCACCGCCTGTTCGACAGGACCGGCGGCGAAGAACAGCCAGCGATAATAGTCCGCACGGTCGTCGGTCGGTGGCGCCAGACCGGCCTCGGGAAACGCATCGGCGACATAGGCGCAGATCGCCGCGCATTCGGTCACGACCTTGCCGCGATGCCGGATGGCAGGCACCTTGCCCATCGGATTGACCGCAAGATAGTCGGACTGCTTCATCGTCGAGGAATAGTCGAGCACCTGCGTTTCGTACCGCACGCCCGCTTCCTCCAGCAGCCATCGCACGATCCGTCCGCGCGACATGGGGTTGGTGTAAAAGACCAGGTCGTCGGACATCGCGAATCCTCCTCATCACCGCTGCGAGTCGCGGCGGAACAAAGAAGGAACTATTTCGAGCGCGCAGTCAAGCCCGGCCCTGCGTCCCGACAATCGGGCGCAAGCCGGTCATGCAATGGATGCGCCGGCCCCGAAGAAAGAGCCGCGACGCCTCAGCGCTTGAACGGATCCTCGAAGGCCGGCTTTTCGCTCTCGCCCTCCGTCTCGGCCCGGGCCGCGGCCTCCGCGTCGCGCGCGGCCTGCTCCCGCTCGGCGCGGAGTTCGCTGATCAGCGCCTCACGGTCGCCCTCCAGGCGGGTGTCGACGGGCGCCTCGATGCCGGCCGCCTTGGCCGACTTCGCCACCACCGCGTCGAGCTCGCGCTGCGAACACAGGCCCAGCGTCACCGGGTCCTTGGGCACGATGTTGGCGATGTTCCAGTGGCTGCGCTCGCGGATCGCCTGAATCGTGGTGCGCGTCGTGCCGATCAGCTTGCCGATCTGCGCGTCCGAGATTTCGGGGTGATTGCGGATGATCCAGGCGATGCCGTCGGGCTTGTCCTGGCGCTTGGACACCGGGGTGTAGCGCGGCCCCTTGGTCCGGCGGACCTGATCGGGTCCCCTGGACATCTTCAGGCGGTAGTCGGGGTCCTTCTGGCCCTTCTCGATCTCTTCCTGAGTCAGTTCGTGCGCGCGGACGGGATCGCGCCCGGTCAGCTTGGTAGCCGCCGTATCGTCGGCGATCGCCTGCACCTCCAGGATGTGCAGCCCGCAAAAGTCGGCGATCTGCTCGAAGGAAAGCGCGGTATTGTCGACCAGCCAGGAGGCGGTCGCATGCGGCATCAGCGGCTGGGCCACGATCATATCTCCGTAAACAAAACGAGCCGCCCCTCGCGGAGCGGCCGGCATATAGTCCGCTATCTAGTCGTATGGCGCCGGAAGGGCAAGATCGCGATGCCCATGACCGCGACGGCCTTCCGCCGCGCCCGCGCCGCCGTCAGGCCGCGACGGCCGCGTCCTCGATCGGCACCAGCGCATCGAGGAACTGCGCCGCGCTCGCCTCCCAGGTGAATGCCCGCGCCCGATCGGCGCATGCCGCGCGGTCGAGCCGCAACGCGCCGGCGATCGCGTCGTCCAGCCTATCGGCCATGACGCCTGTTTCCGGCGTCAGCACGTCCAGCGGCCCCGTCACCGGATAGGCCGCGACCGGCGTGCCGCAGGCCAGCGCCTCGATCATCACCAAGCCGAACGTGTCGGTGCGGCTGGGGAATACGAATATGTCGGCCGCAGCATAGATGCTGGCAAGCTCGCCGCCGAAGCGCGCACCCATGAAGATCGCGCCCGGATATTCCGCCTCCAGCGCCATTCGGGCCGGGCCGTCCCCCACCACGATCTTCGTGCCCGGATGACGGCAGGCGAGAAAGGCGGCGACGTTCTTCTCCACCGCGACGCGGCCGACATAAAGCTGGATCGGTCGCGGCAGGTGCGCAAATGCCGGATAGGGCCGCGCGGCCTCGTGGAAATTGCCCAGGTCGACGCCGCGGCCCCAGGGCCGTACCTGCGAAAGGCCATGTTCGGTCAGCGTCCGCCGGACCGACGGCGTGGACGCCAGGATCGCCTGCGCCGGCTGATGGAACCAGCGGATATAGCGCCAGATCCATTCCGCCGGAATGCCGGAACGGGCGGCGACATAGTCCGGGAACTGGGTGTGATAGGCGGTGGTGAAGGGAATGCCCCGCTTCAGGCACCAGCGTCGCGCCGCCAGGCACACCGGCCCTTCGGTGGCGAGGTGGATCGCGTCGGCGCCGAAATCGCGCAGCAATCTGCCGACCATCCCCGTGCTGGCCATCGCCAGACGGATCTCCGGATAGGTCGGGCACGGCATGGAATAAAAGCGCTCCGGCGAGACGACGAACACCTCGTGCCCCTGCCCCGCCAGCACGGAACGCACCGATTGCAGCGTCCGGACGACTCCGTTGACCTGCGGTTCCCAGGCGTCGGTAACGATGGCGATGCGCATCGGCGTCAGGCCGCGGCCCGATCGGCGGGAACGGCAGGGTCCGCGTCGCGCTTGGCCATTTCGTCCGCCCAGTGGAGAATTTCCATCCGCCCGTCGAAATGCTCGACCAATGCGGTGCATCCTTCCACCCAGTCGCCGTCATTGTAATAATCTATGCCGTCGATCCGGCGATAATCGGCCGTGTGAATATGTCCGGCGATCACGCCGTCCACGCCGCGGGCGCCCGCCGCCTTCGCCACGATCTCCTCGAAATTCGAGATGAACTCGACGGCATTCTTGACCTTCGCCTTGGCATGTTTCGACAGCGACCAGTACGGCATGTTGAACGTCCGCCGCCAGGCGTTCACCCAGCGGTTCAGCGTCATCATGCCCTCATAGGCAACGTCGCCCAGATGCGCGAGCCACTTGTGCGACAGCGTGATCGCGTCGAACTCGTCGCCGTGCAGCACGAGCAGGCGGCGGCCGTCGGCGGTTTCGTGGATGGCGCGGCGAACGATCTCGACACCGCCGAAATGCAGCCCGGTG is a window encoding:
- a CDS encoding DUF6961 family protein produces the protein MLTPEEERWAEALAIRRLHGERGPAFIAERIGALALKGDEAGVARWKEIAQRFDQLGRGTLQ
- a CDS encoding SOS response-associated peptidase family protein, with product MCNRARNRGEPETLFEHFGGDWLTERPRDNRFNPVELYPKSRAYVFRTDAETGPGLDVMQWDVLGGGAKWPMTNVRRLDLPQWRRLAENPANRCLIPLTEFCEWTPAKDLEKGIKGEMWFAVSDQPVFAVAGFWQQTEKGGSFAMVTCDANELVRPIHPKAMITILHPGDYDRWLQGSYDEIVDLQQPFASDRMTVRGPVFPTREA
- the cpdR gene encoding cell cycle two-component system response regulator CpdR, which gives rise to MVRILLAEDDQVMREYLTRALERSGYYVTAVDRGTAALPLLESEPFDLLLTDIVMPEMDGIELAQRAGDLSPDTRIMFITGFAAVTLKAGREVPQARILSKPFHLRELVSEVDRLFDADSVPSRN
- a CDS encoding N-formylglutamate amidohydrolase; this encodes MHDSEPPSFRCHGPAMPTSPVILSVPHAGRAYPAALLAALRVPPSALIQLEDRHADYIAQLARRDEILIAADRPRAWIDLNRSERERDPAIDEGVSPQSQPLPSAKLRSGLGLVPRRLATHGLLWSRKFSDAEIRHRIMQDHRPYHQAVADTLKAARERFGVAILLDIHSMPPLGAGTGATRVVLGDRHGAACAPAFLARAAHAVRAGGHVAAINDPYAGGHVLERHGAPGRGVHALQIEIDRSLYLDPALDAPGPGAAKVAQMLRAVIDALADGALPVPVAAE
- a CDS encoding cytochrome b: MGRATVRRDRYSRGAIFFHWTIALMVLFNLVVGIFHESLLEGLGLMPIHFAVGITVLVLSIGRWIWRLNHPAPRLPPGVPLAERAMAKTVQAIFYALIILMPLSGWMMMSGGPKPHAVSWFGLFDLPILPVGKTMGGASHEFHEIFGYAMAALVALHIAGALRHHFLLRDSVLRRMLGGSGLRV
- a CDS encoding SapC family protein — its product is MASAPQQQSLPLFYKDLTPLSSQDHAEYRMRRAEKAPFLNGVHAVPVTVEEFPMVQRRMPIVFSVGEDAVPLALMGLNEGVNLFVNDDGSFVDDEIYLPAYVRRYPFLLARLRPDSDELSLCFDPSVDTIGKFDEGEALFTDGQPSEFTKSILQFAEQFEQAGQRTGQFVKELRDMELLMDGEVSIQPDGAPQPFVYRGFQMVDEKKLNDLRGDQLRKIMQNGMLPLIHAHLMSLGLMRDLFGKQMRTGKMPQPQANV
- a CDS encoding FAD-binding oxidoreductase, whose amino-acid sequence is MSAQDQLVTWALERFGPRAVVTDRDAIDPWVHDWRGRYHGAAPAILQPDSTEAVSAMVARAAAADVALVPQGGNTSMVGGATPPADGSTLILSLRRMNRIRALSSDDNLVTAEAGVILQTLQETAAARKRRFPLDLGARGSATVGGLVSTNAGGTQVLRFGTMRGLVAGIEAVLPDGSVHDGLSPLKKDNRGYDLNQLLIGAEGTIGVVTAANLRLVPAIESRAVAWVGLDSPMAALDLLRRMEARSTMIESFEIIPGDSLSLVLKHIPDTRAPLASEHAWHVLIEVVRTDGRGQEPQAVLEESLADALETGLITDAALAQNEGQADDFWKLRHSLSEAERASGPAVQHDISVPVSAMPRFMLDAAAAAEAKFPGTRATAFGHLGDGNVHFHVRAAEGTDAERFYADEAEPISRFVNDLVTAADGSISAEHGIGQMKLEELERLGQPARLAALRAIKAAFDPHERFNPGKLVTLAPKPRRP
- a CDS encoding DEAD/DEAH box helicase, which produces MNFADLGLSEELLRAVHEAGYDQPTPIQASAIPSVLMMNDVIGVAQTGTGKTASFVLPMIDILAHGRRRARMPRSLILEPTRELAAQVAENFEKYGRYHNLEMALLIGGVSMGDQIKALEKGVDVLIATPGRLMDLFERGNILLTGCSLLVIDEADRMLDMGFIPDIENICTKLPKQRQTLLFSATMPPPIKKLADKFLTQPKMIEVARPATTATNIKQYLVPVRADKKRATLRTLLRQDDVRTAIIFANRKTTVRELNKSLRRSGFKSGEIHGDMDQSQRLAELDLFKKGEVTILAASDVAARGLDIKGVSHVFNFDAPWHPDDYVHRIGRTGRAGASGVAYTFVTKDDIENVENIEKLIGQKIERLADADEATAELASDADTTDRDEGAKPKKARSRGRKKADPAKSDARADKEPAAEAEKRDPEPKPRAASKRKAATKTRSEPAAPAFLAEAESEAKDDWNGPVPAFLDVKLGA
- a CDS encoding DUF1289 domain-containing protein, with translation MDDDFLETVPPQQTASPCVWVCTLDTETGWCLGCGRTGDEIARWTSVSDAERRAILARLPARMAKLEAR
- a CDS encoding glutathione S-transferase family protein, yielding MSDDLVFYTNPMSRGRIVRWLLEEAGVRYETQVLDYSSTMKQSDYLAVNPMGKVPAIRHRGKVVTECAAICAYVADAFPEAGLAPPTDDRADYYRWLFFAAGPVEQAVTDRAMGFTPTAEQGRMAGYGSYDLTIDTLETAVAGKEYVVGDRFTAADVYVGAQVGWGLQFGTIPKRDSFQRYWAGLEAREAWKRASEKDDALMPKDASVA